aagggtggattctatGAGTAATTTCATggaaaaaacccccatatgtgggggtctaagtaacttaaattagATTATCTTCTTCTTTATAGAAAATCATATCATgagatttaaacgccttacggacatgaaataaaatccTTTTACCGGCAAAAAGTAATCtctatcaaataaaaatatccacaactgcttaaaagttacataaaaaaagttcaaagcaactttaaaatggccgccatttctagaatattgagatttgatctgatggggtttttttcttgatgaaactactcgtagaatccacccttaaagaTTGTTGGgaccgaaaaacaacacactgtataccttattttttaaacataattgaATGCAGTTTtctattttatctattttgtatataaaataacgttttctttaataaaaaatatattttaacctcCGACGGTAAAGAGGTCATATAAGTTTCACGTGTCTCCGTATGtatctgtggtagcgtagttacgaaacggctgaaccgattttgacgatcctttgaaaataaattcatttgaacttacataaatacctacatattacctatatatgCGACGATAGTAAACATGgatattatttcttactttgacaaagtacctaattaagaGACCACATCCTTTTCAGGCATTACAATTATACATTGCAAATTGCAATACATTGTAAACTTTATTAGATGCTTCAGATAAAATTGCTGAAAGCTCGAACAGCTAATCTAAAACTATGCATACTTAACTCTATTAATAACCCATATTtcatttaggtatattaattataCCCTGTATAAACTAAACATCATAATCCCGCGAGCTACTTACCCACCGAAGCTCATAAGCTCGCCATTACCGCGCATTACAAAGGTGACATCAGATAATCTGACCAGATTATGTTAAATCCTTAGCTTGCCCTAACTAACTCGATACCAAGTATCGGCCAGCTTATTGTCGCAACTTGCCCCCATTGCGTGCGTGCTAGGACTAACGAGACCGAACTACTTATGGTCAGTGTCGAAACGCACAAGGTGAATCCTCAAACTGACTGTATAAAAGCTATTGACAACTGTTTGCATGCATCACACTCGCATCTTCTGTCCAACAGACAAACACAAGCCAGCAATATGTACAAGATTGTAAGTGTGAaaactaattataacaattacaaaattattctCTTTTAGcttcaaaaaatattattacagttCAAAAACTTACCCCAAATTCATTCTTCCAGGTAATCTTCTGTGCCGCCTTCGCTCTGGCTGCGGCTAAGCCCAGCGTAGCCCCGGCTGCCCTGGTGGCCGCGCCGGCGCCCGTGctccccgcccccgcccccttCGTCACCGCCACCAGCTCGCAATATGTAGCCAGGAACTACAACAGCCTCgtccccgccgcccccgccgcgtaCGCAGTCGCCCCAGCACCTTATGCAGTCGCCCCGGCTGCGGTTGCTCCGGCCCCGTACGCAGTTGCCCCAGCCCCGTACGCAGTTGCCCCAGCCCCCTATGCTGCGGCCCCAGCACCTTACGCAGTGGCCCCAGCGCCTTATGCCGTGGCCCCATCACCTTACTACGCTCCAGCTGCTAAGGTGGTAGCGGCAGGGCCAGCCCCGGTGGTGGCCCCCGGACCCGTCGTCCCTGCCTACGCCCGCTACGCTGCCCCCTTCTACGGAGCGTCCCCCTACGCTGCcccttacctacttaagtgAATATCCGAACATGTTAAATCATAAAAGACTGAATACAATCCTTTTGTACTGAATTAATAAATGCATAATGTTTTACATTAATTCTTTTACTGTTTTATAATACCTAAGCCTCGTATTAACACCGCCGTATTAAGCGTGAACCAGATCGTCTTCATTCGACTGAACTACACGAGCAAACAGGAAAGCTTCACCTTGAAATGCAAAAACATGGCCCAAATCAGGCTGTAATCTTTACAATGGCTGCGGCTAATCTTCCGTGAATTCGAGAACTTTCAAGGAAGGCCGCGGGGGAGCCTTGGCAATAGCGTCCCAACAACACAGTTACGTAGCAAAGCCATATAATTACAAAGGAAACAATAGAGGACAACTTCGGCCTATTTTTGGTGGAAACTGTTTACGCTAACACTGTTTAATGCCTTTGTTCTcatttgattttaataattgCCTTAAAATCTGGCCGTGGGCGGTGGGCGCCTTGTATATTACATGATACATAGGATAGGGCTGCGATTACAGTTGAACAGACCATACATTGAAATGGTTGAAAGTCAATTTCACCAAACCAAAGATAAAATTCGAAATAGTCCTAAGTAGTATAtaatttgttcagaatgaccgcCTAAATAACCCCCATGGCTTAAACCACACTTGTCAAACATCCTGAGCAAGCAatgcattataattataatatatcattTAACAAAATTGACAACTGACGACCAGATGAGCTAGTAGAGGCtcgatgaggaaggctgagagTGATGCATGTTAAGGTTtcacaatttaataaaaaattaatacaggaCTTTAATTGAATGAGTTATAGCGCTGTAATTGGCTGAATTATCATTGATTTACTAAAGAGATTGATGTGCGTTGGCTTATGATATGATGTGGTGACGATTATTTTACAggcattataatattacagggtaatgtgtaatagtataaaatagtaacaataatatatttgttagAAATGAAAAAGATTCACCCTCAAAatgacaccaaatgaccccaaatTTTTCAAACATGTAATTGAACACATTTTTAGTTAGTAACAATACTGATACGCTGTTAAATGATCTTCAATATTACAAACGGTGTCATTTACCTAGACGGCGTTTTCCGTTTCAGagtaatttattgttatgtcACTGGAATTTTTTCCTTGCTCACAAGTGTAATTTTTAAAAGGGACTtctttatttgaaaatattaaaaaattctGAGCTTCTGTTCTTCACGGTAAAACATTTTCCGTATTCCGGAGCTCGCTAGCAACAACTAGTaatataacaacaaaaaaatggGGAATAAGTAGTAATATAAGACATGTCATGTCCAGTAGGTTTTACTTGGCTATAAATTTCACATTGCCCTAGCTTCGAGCTACGCCTAGGATATTGTGTCAGATTAGTGGGTCAGCGTTGTAATAGGCGTGTTTTGACGTAGAACGACGCGGACTGAATATAAAATGTGTGTTACTCTCATGTTTGTAGGATTTGTGAACTGGTTCATTGTTATTCGGTCCAAATTCGGTTAATTTGCGCACTCTGCTTAGTAATGAGGTGAACCATCTTGGCTGAATACGTATGATAATGTCCGGAAAGAAGGATTTATTACactgacgatgtattggatcACTGCGCAGAGGGAGCGAATGTCGCGATCATTTTAGGTACTTTAAGTAGACTACTTGCAATACTGAGAGACAACTTGCGatagttgtatttttttatattactttCTACGTTATTAAttgtaaaaactaaaactttatttgtaaaatacatattaattaggtataatgaCAAGTATTcgaatatttataacaaaatatatttacaaagtGGTTGAAAACCAATAATTAAAGATGAAGGGGTGTCTTTTTATCGGCTGCGTTACACGTCACCGCACATCgtaaaataattcattttaaaaCTGCATGTACTGTCAAAAACCTTAAATACGCTCTCGTAAGCTAAGCATGTTATTCGGCGCATGTCCTCGATACTATGATATAACACCTCAACGAAGGGTAACAGTTTTCGTGATGTCCTATCAATGGTACCGTAATGGCACCTAATTGCAATGCGATCGCCTCTGTGGCACCCGACTAAGGAAAGTGAAACCCACGCGGTCATACATAGACATGATGCTTGCAACAGTTTTAACTATATAACGACCCATGACTTAATAATCTTACCATACGCTCATTGTCACTTGACTCATCCAGTCCCCCAGCACACACCATGGCGTTCATCAAACTTGTAAGTTATCTAATACAAACTAATAAGTGCCACAAGAGGATAAAGAACCAAGACATAAGTTATTGCCTGTCTAGGGATATAGGTACTCATCAatgacaataaaaaaaaatatatgcgtaacactaataataaattataactgtCCACAGATCATCACCACCATCGGCCTCATAGCTAGCTGCAACGCTAGTGGGTTCGCCGTGCCCGCCATCCGAGCTGGGCCCATAGTGCGGTACGCTCCATTCTACAACTTCCCGAATACCGTGCGGTCTATCCACGCGATATCGCCCGCGTTCCCGGCCGTCGCTCCCGCGTTCCCTGCGCCCCCAGTAGCCGCCCCCGTGGTGGCCCCCGCGCCCCTCTTCGCGCCGTACCAGCCAAGATTCGTACCCGGGCCGGCTCCAGTGTTTCCAAGGGCGCTGCCGTTTGCGCCCTTCTCTCCTATCGTCCGAGCAGTAGCTGCACCTCTGCCTGCGCCAGTGCCGGCGTTCCCAGCCCCTGCCCCCGTGTTTCCCGCCCCAGTCCCCGCCTTCCCACCGCCAGCGCCAGTGTTCGCGCCTGCAGCGGTAGGCCCGGCGCCTCCCCCGGCTCTCTTCACTTCAGCTCCTCACCTGGCATTCGCGAGGGCTCTGCCTCACTTCCACCATCACCACGAGCACCCACTTCACCAGGTCAGAGTAGCTGGACCTCCCCCAGCCTTCGTAACTGGCCCTCCGGCTGGGGCATGGAAGTGAAAGTGAAGTGTGTGTGACGGGTGTTTGTGTACGTATGGATCTTAGCTAGTCGATAGTGTAATGATTGcgttagtattttttatatttttgtaaataaattataatgttttgaaattgattttttataattattcctGCGTTAAATTAGTAGAATCTCTCCCAAATAACCTCCCTTTCCTAAAATCCTTTGTTAACAAACCTTTTTGCAAATAACAATGTATGCATCATAGTCAGTCCTTAACTAaaacttatatacttactcgATAAATTCGATGGCTTTTGACAAGGTGTAGTTAAACTGAACATTGTTTACTTTCATTTATCCTTATTAAAGTttgggtacctacctactttaaacCCAACTTTAGTAAGTGCCATTTGCCTATTATAGAGGCTCTTTTGGATTAATATGGGGGTtaggatttattttattttatttgtgactAAAACTCCACATAGGTACATCTGAATTAAAGTGcatgtcttgaaaaaatactctatacatatttaaattataatgttagGAATCTTTAGTAAAGAACTGAGGAATAAGAATCTTAGCTTGCTCCTGCAACACTTAAATCATGCTTTTGTTTGTATCCAAAACGGCCAGTATTAAACCTAATTAGAAACCTACAGGTCTGTCTCATTTAGGTAAGcaagttaaaaaaagttaaaacaaataaataattattcaaaacaatatttatttcattataaaaaaaataacaaactaactaaacatcaaaaacataaaggTCAGTCTGAgtcttttttaaatctatcGCACGAAAGTCGGGGCGTAGCCGAACGCGGTACGAAGGAACGGTGACGGTGCAGCGTAGGGGCTGTACGCGTAGGGGGCGGCAAAACCAGCGGCGTAGGGAGCTGGGTACCCGGCAGCGTAGGGGGCGGGAATCACTGGAGCCGGCCCTGCCACGTATGTCGCAGGGGCGAACGGGGCTGCTACAGGGGCGGCATACGGCGCCGGGCCAGCGATGTACGGGCTGACAGCTCTATTGACCACGCTGACTTGAGACGCGTATGGTGGAATGTTCTGTGGGACCCCGTGCGCGTATCCCACGTGGGCCGGCGCCACCAGCGGAGCCGCCACGGCCGGCACCACGCCGCTGCTCTCCGCCGCCGCCAACACCCCAGCGATCAGGACGATCTGTGGAAGAAAGTACACTTTATTGGACTACTGGATGACCAGACTTTTTATTAGAAGAAAGAGGGTTAAGCGTCTAAGAGTCCCGTCGATTACAATGAAGAATTTAATATAACAGCAGGAAACGTCTTGAATTAACTACTacgtaattaaataaaacaataaaaataagtaacttaCAGATTTGAAAGAGAACATTTTGCTTGGTTTGTGGTAGGACCTTcctaaaagaaagaaagaagtgATGTGTGACGGTGAAGAAAAAGCGTTTGCTTTTATACAAGTTGTATTATCATTCAAGAAGCGTCACTATCAACTGCAATAGGACTCAGCTCTCGGTCATTAGGGATTCGCGCTCGCACGCAAGGAGAAATGGATCACATTAGTAAACTTTTTCTGGGTTGCGAAAAAATGCTACGAACAGTGAATAATGCAGCCGAATGCAATCTCTGTCCAGCGGGCCAAAATTACGAACGGTGAAGAATGTTAATTTGCTTGCTGAACAAATTGAACTAACCTAAGTAGATGAAACGAAAACTTTATTGATTTGCAATCAACTAAAATTctaaagcgtccgtagtcgagctggtttcagtgatggtaactgatcactgaggttaagcatcaactggcacggtcagcgattggatgggtgaccgatttcaagtggtttttttctggacgcttccgtgcttcggacggggtccgggttgctgcttcggtagcagtcgttaagcctagtcagaggccttcgggcagcttcaAAACAtttgacagtcgggttgcccacttacccgacaacttcagtgcattgtactcatacAAAAAATCATAGTACCAATTTGAGTAACCAGAGccttaactttattttaatgaaagctagattaggtattatttaaatgtctagatttatttaacataattaatattattatattgacctatttacaaaatatcacATCATATTCAAGATATTGAAAGTAACaacaacatttataaattttaattatgatgCCTTTATGTTCCATTGAAAGTACGAAATTTCTTCCTGAATTTCCCACTTATCTGACACATAAATCACATACCTATCTCATCAACTAAAACCGATACCCGTCGTATCATGATGACAGACGTGCGATTATATAATCGCCAGTGAAACTATACGACACACGGTATAATTTAGCATGCAGCAACCGTATACGTGGTCTGGGTCAAAATCGTGGCTCCTAGCCAAGCGATGTCCTGCGCATTCGATGCCACTCGTGTGCTGCCCGTTATTGCTCAACGAAATCGACAGTTGCTATAAAGTCGTGACAATGGTCCCAAGACAATACAGTCCATCACACACACTCTTAGCGACCTGTGAGCAGTCACATCCCCAAGCAAAATGATCGCCAAATTCGTTGTAAGtagtgaaaaaataaaatataagtatttttcaattttcttatgttatttatttcatattcaGAAAATTCAGGGAAAGACTTTTGCCCAGCAGGGGGACACGAGAggttgaaaaaaaatgtatttggGCAAAATACTGACCAGATTGTTCCATTTCAGATTGTCTTCGCCTTCGCCGTCGCCGCTTCAAGCGCCGGTGTGCTGCCCTTAGCCGCGGCCCCTGCGGCCCTGGTGGCGCCAGCGCCGGCCGCCTACGCCATCGCCCCCTACGCCAGCTCCTTCTCCGCACACACCGTGAACCACGCCGTGGCCACACCAGTTTACGCCCCCGCgcccgtcgccgccgccccgctAGTTGCCGCCCCCGCTGCAGCCCCGCTCGTGGCCGCCCCAGCGCCATACTACCCCAGCGCACGATACCTCTCTGCTCCCTACTTCTTCTAGACGAATTAATTGGCTGAATCATTGCTAGTGACTTGCTttctatattaagtatgtttattgTGTAAATACgttttgttatgtatgtatacctatacttTTGTATTGTGtgatgaattaaaaaaatcacaaccTCTAGAAATCTACTGAAATGTTTTCTTTGAAGTTCATTTTACCAAGAACCCATGTGCCCTATTGACGACCTTTATGtaattagataggtacttattcttCATTTTCATACGGATCAAATGACAAAATAAAGTCTAAGTGGAAAAGTCAAGGTGGAAACGATATCTGAAGAAGGTTATCTTCCATTAATCGTGTCCTTGACAAACATTACAGCATGATCTAGGGTTTATCGAAGGGATTAGCTAGTCAGATAAGTGGTCAGTTGCTGCCCAATGCCAAGGGTACGTCGGACGCaaaacaatatacagggtgttgcaaaaagggttagTTTGATGCGTCGACTCTTTTCGAGAACCCTAAAAGTACTTAGTGTAAAATGTTATCTCAGAATTGCGAGTAATGTGACACCTACATGCGACGGTGCGTGACCTCTAAAACTCATCTAGCTTTGATAAAAcctaatttatgtaatttacaACCTAATACAAGTATGTTCACATCTTTATTAAAGTTGATGAGAAATCTGGAGAACCTTTGATATTTGAATTccataacattttataaacaaGACGTAATTATGTGACGTTAAGTTAGGGCACGAATTAACGATGCATGTGAAGAACTTAGGAGGAATGAACTtcgaatattttgttttttgttatgaTCAGAACCCTGGTACTAGgtactattttaatttcaatatacttaataggGGGAGGGCAGTTGTTATATATCACAAACCAGGCTTCAATCCCAGAATCTTCCGTTAATTAACTAATATCCAACGTTACTAAACGCTGCGCTGCCGCTGTCttaacaaatacataatataattaacttacataaatatgcctAAACTGTGCAAAATGTAACATGTTGTAAGCTTGTAAGTAATATGCATatctgtaagtaggtaaatatgaTTAATAGTTTACACGCCCTCGCTAATCTAGACTTACAATACTAACAATTAAGATATAATATGGAACCTTAAGGTAATACAGCACAAGGTAAGTTAGATTACAGTAACTTAGCACGTGTGTGCTGATAACGTTTAGATAAGGAGTCATCTGACCAACTTGGTGTAATATCGATCAAGTGTCATTGAAAGCCCTGCCCAAGGGGACTACTCCTGCTCCACAAACTTTATGAGAGATATTATGTAATCGGTATCTTTTTGGCTGCGTTTAATGTATGTACTCAATAGTGCAAGTTACAACTAGATAATTACATTACTGGGTATGAATGATGGCTTCAAAAGTGCTACAAACAGACCTGAACATTAGCTAAGCCCGTTTCAACTctacataattaaaattgatAAGACTTGTAGTAAGGGCACTAGCTTTCGGAAACTTCGTTAAGCAGGAGTAGCCCCTCTTTCTACACGCAAGGGGACTGTTTCACGTATGGACAGATAAATTTTAGCCAACATACTTCACCGCGTGTAGCTCAAGTAAAAGAACTTGATATTTTATATGGAATTAGTGTGTTTCTATAAttccaataataatatgatgtaATACTTACTTCATGTTTAGCCATGCCTACTTTAGCTTGGTATTAAATAACATTACAACAGATAGATCTTAATACTTAACTGCTCTTTAGCACTGAAGAACGATTGAATTTCAAATATAAACGTGAGCTCATATAATCATCTAAGTGGGCCGACATTTAAAAATCCTCAATCATCTTACAAGaaaattctgaaaattatttatccTATGTTTTGAAGCTTATGTTTTCTCTTTGCTTCTTTACATGTGGTGTTTACTCGGAGCATAACAGTATTTTGGTGAGATGAAGCCATACACAATTATTTAGAAAACATTCAAGATCGCCATACGAAGAAAGGGCGATTACGTAATCAACATGTGCTAGGTTCTATTTCTACTTAAATCAAAACAAGGCCATTTTGGACCCTAATTAATTTAAGTCTGGTTATGTTAATAAGTAAAAGACTTATGGCTTCCATCGACGCTGTCGTGGCTTTGTGTGGGACGCGGATTCGCTCGCCAGCTATTGTTGTGATTACGAAATAGTGACGAAGTTAGTCACAATATTAGTACCTTACGATAGTCTTTGTCCGAAAACGTATTTGTAACAATACTAGTTTTCTGCGTATAAGACtcaaatttatataaaaataaacaataaagagaaataataagtaaaaatccttccttttagtaggtatatattcaAATCTGTGTACCAAATATACCAAGATATTTATGAATACGttaagtactttattttaCCCTGTAGTCAGTAAAATGTAAAGTATCAAAATTGTTTGTGCTATAGTTAGCTATGTATCATATGAGTTCAGTTAAAACTAAGTACTCCAAACTATAGAGCGGACTATTCTATGACTGTAGGTACAGATACCATATAAAGAAgataaaaaaacgcatttatGATATCCGAATTCCATTTCCTATTTAAATAGTCTTGGAATTTGTTAATTGGATAGATCCAATACGAGTATGATGACAAATTGGGTAGCTTTTTGTAGTGGATGTGACTCTATGATATAATCATtagcgtttttttttgtaagaaaTTTAGAAGGTTTAAAagaataaagtttattatacactcacaaACAATAAAAAGTTCTACTTAGAAAATGTCAGTTTTTGACTCCAGctttttctaatatttaatttaaaagattaaaatatatacgtttttaattggtaatattctgatgctgcAATGGAGGCCGTGTAGTACTACTTATGATTTTGTGTCTATCAAGTCCTCCTGATGGCCACAGTACTCATGGAAAgtagttaataatattatattcagaAAGACAAATTTCGCATTCTTACTTAAAATTACTGGctgatttatatttgaaattaAGCTTTGATCTTTATAAGttctagaatagaatagatctTTAAAGGATAACagcgataaaaatatttaattgctaTTTATCAAAAACCCTTGACGACTTTATTGCTGACTCTACAAATCACCTGTAGGCTGTACACATGACCTAGGTTCTAGACATAGGGTAGGGTTAGACACATTTAGTCGTTGGCAAGCGTATATAAGCTCTGTCTTAGAGGCCCTTAGTACATTCAGTCCTTATCACCTTTAGTCTTCTTATCAAGAAAACCCCCACCCCTTTCTTCAAAATGTACAAGCTGGTAAGAAAATTTTCAAATGTATATTAAATCCAACAatcaattttaaaagataTATTTCCAGTATAATTATTTCGTTTATCTTTtttttgattaattaatttgattaGCTTTTACTAAGGTACTTATCATTaagaaaaaagtaatttacttagttaaaaaatatatttaaggaATACTTTAATTGGAATCTACTTATCATTAGTACAATAAATACAGTACAacatgttatattattataccgtTCGTTATTTAACATCTTATAAACAAACTTGCAAAGGAAAGTAGGTGGCTCACCTGAAAGTCACCTGGGAGTCACCTCAGTCTACCCCTTCATGAATGacttacctataaatataattataaatttatttgctaGTATTATTTAAAACCTTAATTTTGAAAACATAATAGAGAATCTCTTTCATGAAAAGGCTTTGATCTTCAATATGAGCACAAAGAGTGTTAGTGGGTTTATAAATCagatatttcaaaattatctaATCTTCTTAAGCATCATGATTCACACAAATTCTTGACAAACAAACTTcgcatatattttaattgaatatttacctttatttacttttggtatttcttttaaaaaacaaaaaaatataattcattGGAAAGAGTATGCTTGTATTCCAATTTTGCTTAGTATttcattaggtacctatctagagTGACACTcgctaaattaaataataataacctttATCATGgaataaaaatcaaataaataactataataacACGGCTCGGTTTCACTCACACACTCACACGGTCGTACCTGCATACGCACTTCTAGGGCGTGATACTGCGGTCATGTtctacaaataaaatgtaaactgTATTGCAAATCGCTTCAACATTTCATAGTTCATACATATAATACACAATCGCGAGCAATGACCATGTTCCGATcactatttattaattaaattaactcattCAAAAGTCAAACTTACGAGTacaatgatgttgattctgaaggcagaaattataattttagagctgtcataaccttaatttctttaattaaaattcaacTCTATGAATGTTTCCGCAAATGTCATTTTTAGctagcaaaatttatagtttgacagcgttaaaattagaatttctgccttcagaatcgacatcaatattctattaattaggtattccTTTACTGAAATTTTTAGTCATACCAAACAACTTAAAACTGCAGTTGTCACTTCAACACAAGAATACGTGTCGATAGCAAGTACCAAGGAGTAATTGCTATGTtcgatatactttttatattatcCTGCCATTCTACGACAACGACCGTCCGAAGGCCAGCCTGGTCGCCATACGGAaagacttttttttattacagattttttacttattttacagtctcgtaaatagttttttttaccgGCCGATGTAAATTAAATGCGTTTTGCTCTATTTTTAGTCTGCAAAGGTCTACTTACAGTTTCGTGAGAATCGTAAGTAGTTGTTGTTAATACAGACTACTGTGTTGACTAAGTATGTATGAACTTCAAAGATATCATTTATCTATAACgtagtacttatataattagttattttttGCGTTTAAAGAGTTTCAATGTAACCGGTTAGACTTaaacctatattattattattaaacttctTGAAATTAGCACATAACGTTATTTTCGCGAACAATCTCAATGCAATAGTTATTATATCTACTGCCTTGCAAGCTTTATTCTAGACCTGTAGTATCCAATGAGTTCACAGAATG
The sequence above is a segment of the Plutella xylostella chromosome 29, ilPluXylo3.1, whole genome shotgun sequence genome. Coding sequences within it:
- the LOC125491004 gene encoding vegetative cell wall protein gp1-like, whose product is MAFIKLIITTIGLIASCNASGFAVPAIRAGPIVRYAPFYNFPNTVRSIHAISPAFPAVAPAFPAPPVAAPVVAPAPLFAPYQPRFVPGPAPVFPRALPFAPFSPIVRAVAAPLPAPVPAFPAPAPVFPAPVPAFPPPAPVFAPAAVGPAPPPALFTSAPHLAFARALPHFHHHHEHPLHQVRVAGPPPAFVTGPPAGAWK
- the LOC105395007 gene encoding glutaconyl-CoA decarboxylase subunit gamma, yielding MIAKFVIVFAFAVAASSAGVLPLAAAPAALVAPAPAAYAIAPYASSFSAHTVNHAVATPVYAPAPVAAAPLVAAPAAAPLVAAPAPYYPSARYLSAPYFF
- the LOC105395006 gene encoding cyclin-dependent kinase inhibitor 1C translates to MFSFKSIVLIAGVLAAAESSGVVPAVAAPLVAPAHVGYAHGVPQNIPPYASQVSVVNRAVSPYIAGPAPYAAPVAAPFAPATYVAGPAPVIPAPYAAGYPAPYAAGFAAPYAYSPYAAPSPFLRTAFGYAPTFVR